A window of the Serratia sarumanii genome harbors these coding sequences:
- a CDS encoding pyridoxal phosphate-dependent decarboxylase family protein, giving the protein MHPRLQQDLAQFPQILDHTRQLAEDFLAGLQQRSVCPPLAQQQLQPGDDRLAENGEGALAALDDFWQRYQAGISASAGPRYFGFVTGGGTPAAVAADWLVSVTDQNSQLSHDTIAAAIELAAVTQLKSLLGLPEAFSGSLVSGATMANFAGLAIGRQWLGQQHGVDIAQQGLAALGPIRVLAANPHSSSVKALSMLGIGRDALTTVASLPDSEAMDMAVLERQLAAGAGRPTLVLASAGTVNTVAFDDLPRLLALRERYPFWLHVDAAFGGVAACSPLYAPRLEGWQHADSITVDAHKWLNVPYDSAIQFTRHLDLQMQVFQNHSAYLEAPTPRPDNYLHLTPENSRRFRALPLWLTLKAYGRSGIRDIVERNVRLAQALGAALAADDGFHLLAPVNLNVVCFALSHPQGDSEAARDRFLDRLNRHGVVRCTPTSYHHQPGIRAALVNWMTEEQDIRLALDSLRHCLAEAA; this is encoded by the coding sequence ATGCACCCACGTTTACAACAGGATCTTGCACAGTTTCCGCAGATCCTCGACCACACCCGCCAGTTGGCGGAAGATTTTCTGGCCGGGCTGCAGCAGCGCTCGGTCTGCCCACCGCTCGCGCAACAGCAGCTGCAACCCGGTGACGATCGGCTGGCGGAAAACGGCGAAGGCGCCCTGGCGGCGCTGGATGACTTTTGGCAACGTTATCAGGCGGGCATTTCCGCCAGCGCCGGCCCGCGTTATTTTGGCTTCGTCACCGGCGGGGGCACGCCGGCGGCGGTCGCGGCAGACTGGCTGGTTAGCGTGACAGACCAAAATAGCCAACTCAGCCATGATACGATCGCCGCGGCGATCGAGCTGGCCGCGGTGACGCAGTTGAAATCCCTGCTGGGCCTGCCGGAAGCGTTCAGCGGCAGCCTGGTCAGCGGCGCCACCATGGCCAATTTCGCCGGGCTGGCCATTGGCCGGCAGTGGCTGGGGCAACAGCACGGCGTGGATATCGCCCAACAGGGCCTGGCGGCGCTCGGCCCCATCCGGGTGCTGGCGGCCAACCCGCATTCCAGCAGCGTGAAGGCGCTCAGCATGCTCGGCATCGGCCGCGACGCGCTGACGACCGTCGCCAGCCTGCCGGACTCAGAAGCCATGGATATGGCGGTGCTGGAGCGACAGCTCGCCGCCGGCGCAGGCCGTCCCACGCTGGTGCTGGCCAGCGCCGGCACGGTCAACACCGTCGCTTTCGACGATCTGCCGCGTCTGCTGGCGCTGCGGGAGCGCTACCCGTTCTGGCTGCATGTCGATGCGGCATTCGGCGGCGTGGCGGCCTGCTCGCCGCTATACGCCCCAAGGCTCGAGGGCTGGCAGCATGCCGATTCCATCACCGTCGATGCGCACAAATGGCTGAACGTGCCTTATGACAGCGCGATCCAATTTACCCGCCACCTGGATCTGCAGATGCAGGTATTTCAGAACCATTCGGCTTACCTGGAAGCGCCGACGCCGCGGCCGGACAACTATCTGCATCTGACGCCGGAAAATTCGCGCCGCTTCCGCGCCCTGCCGCTTTGGCTGACGCTGAAAGCCTATGGCCGCAGCGGCATACGGGATATCGTCGAGCGCAATGTCCGATTGGCGCAGGCGCTGGGCGCGGCGTTAGCGGCCGACGACGGCTTCCATCTGCTGGCGCCGGTGAATTTGAACGTGGTGTGTTTCGCGCTCAGTCACCCGCAGGGCGACAGCGAAGCGGCGCGCGATCGCTTTCTCGATCGCCTTAACCGGCACGGCGTGGTGCGTTGCACCCCAACGAGCTATCACCATCAGCCGGGGATCCGCGCCGCGCTGGTCAACTGGATGACAGAGGAACAGGACATCAGACTGGCGCTGGACTCGCTGCGCCATTGCCTGGCGGAAGCGGCCTAA
- a CDS encoding GNAT family N-acetyltransferase, producing MPGHTPLQGRFCRLEPLNLERWGDALYQAYQTAEDDRDWTYLFWERPQSRADFQRYLQAQASSADRNTMVVIDRANGRAVGTCAFLRIDPANGVAELGTINWSPLMKRSALGSEAIFLMLRHLFDDLGYRRCEWKCDSLNLPSRQAAERLGFRYEGTFRQAVVVKGRTRDTDWLSIVDGEWPARRAAFAAWLSPDNIGDDGRQARQLQAFRRE from the coding sequence ATGCCCGGCCACACGCCACTGCAAGGGCGGTTTTGCCGCCTGGAACCGCTTAACCTCGAGCGCTGGGGGGATGCGCTTTATCAGGCTTATCAAACCGCCGAGGACGATCGCGACTGGACCTATCTGTTTTGGGAACGCCCGCAGTCGCGCGCAGATTTCCAACGTTATCTCCAGGCGCAGGCGTCCAGCGCAGACAGAAACACGATGGTGGTGATCGATCGGGCGAACGGGCGTGCGGTAGGAACCTGCGCTTTTTTGCGCATCGATCCCGCCAACGGCGTGGCCGAACTGGGCACCATCAACTGGTCGCCGCTGATGAAGCGCAGTGCGCTGGGCAGCGAGGCGATCTTCCTGATGCTGCGGCACCTGTTCGACGATCTTGGTTACCGGCGTTGCGAATGGAAATGCGATAGCCTCAATCTGCCTTCACGCCAGGCCGCCGAGCGCCTGGGTTTCCGCTATGAAGGCACGTTCCGCCAGGCCGTCGTCGTCAAAGGACGCACGCGCGACACCGACTGGCTGTCGATCGTCGACGGAGAATGGCCGGCGCGGCGCGCGGCGTTTGCCGCCTGGCTATCGCCGGATAACATCGGCGATGACGGGCGGCAAGCACGGCAATTGCAGGCCTTCCGACGCGAGTAA
- the rcsA gene encoding transcriptional regulator RcsA — MPTIIMDSCSYTRLGLTDYLTSHGVKKRHINAIEDIDSLHEKCSKLNPSLVFINEDCFIHEANATERIKRVISLHPDTLFFIFMAITNVHFDDYLYVRKNVIISSKSIKPETMNQLLSHYLERTSLRAEKSSLDQTPVTLSQTESNMLRMWMSGQGTIQISDQMQIKAKTVSSHKGNIKRKIKTHNKQIIYHVVRLTDTLTSGIFVNSR; from the coding sequence ATGCCAACGATCATCATGGATTCATGTAGCTATACCAGATTGGGATTAACCGACTATCTGACTTCGCATGGCGTGAAGAAACGCCATATTAATGCCATCGAGGACATTGACAGCCTGCACGAAAAATGCAGCAAGTTGAATCCCAGCCTGGTGTTTATTAACGAGGACTGCTTCATCCACGAAGCGAACGCCACCGAGCGAATAAAACGGGTGATTTCACTGCACCCGGATACGTTATTCTTCATCTTCATGGCCATTACCAACGTACATTTCGACGATTATTTATATGTTCGCAAGAACGTCATCATATCGTCAAAATCCATCAAACCAGAGACTATGAATCAGCTACTTAGTCACTATCTCGAGAGAACGTCCCTACGGGCGGAGAAATCCTCTCTGGATCAAACGCCGGTAACGCTGAGCCAGACCGAATCGAACATGTTACGCATGTGGATGTCCGGTCAAGGCACCATCCAGATATCAGACCAGATGCAAATAAAGGCCAAAACGGTCTCTTCCCACAAAGGAAACATCAAGCGGAAAATAAAGACGCACAACAAGCAGATCATTTACCACGTTGTTCGTCTGACCGATACCTTGACCAGTGGAATATTTGTCAATAGCCGTTAA
- the dsrB gene encoding protein DsrB — protein sequence MQVNDRVTVKTDGGPRREGIILAVEVFNEGTMYLVSLDDYPAGVWFFNEIDSRDGTFVEPCREHGQ from the coding sequence ATGCAGGTTAACGATCGAGTGACGGTAAAAACAGACGGCGGCCCGCGGCGTGAAGGCATCATTTTGGCCGTAGAGGTGTTCAACGAAGGCACCATGTATCTGGTTTCTCTTGACGACTACCCGGCGGGCGTATGGTTTTTTAATGAAATCGACAGCCGTGACGGCACGTTTGTGGAGCCCTGTCGCGAGCATGGGCAGTAA
- the cspE gene encoding transcription antiterminator/RNA stability regulator CspE: MSNMIKGQVKWFNEAKGFGFITPADGSKDVFVHFSAIQDQGFKTLAEGQNVQFSIENGAKGPSAANVTAI; encoded by the coding sequence ATGTCTAACATGATCAAAGGTCAAGTGAAGTGGTTCAACGAAGCTAAAGGTTTTGGTTTCATCACCCCAGCAGACGGCAGCAAAGACGTATTCGTACACTTCTCTGCTATCCAGGATCAAGGTTTCAAGACCCTGGCTGAAGGCCAGAACGTACAGTTCTCTATCGAGAACGGTGCGAAAGGTCCATCTGCGGCCAACGTTACCGCTATCTAA
- a CDS encoding NAD(P)H-quinone oxidoreductase, producing the protein MSTNAALPGTMKAIEISQPGAPEVLVVAERPVPVPQAGQLLVKIAAAGVNRPDVLQRQGNYAPPPGASDIPGLEIAGEVVATGEGVTRFAPGDRVCALIAGGGYAEYCTVHESNALPVPAGLSLTEAAALPETFFTVWVNVFQRGHLKAGETVLIHGGTSGIGTVATMLAKAFCAQVITTVGSEEKRQASLALGADVAINYRSEDFVARTKDATNGKGADVIVDLIAGDYVAKNYQAAAMEGRIVQIGTQNGVVKELNLMPLLLKRLTHTGSTLRSRSVADKAQIAAELREKVWPLLERGVLKPQIFKTFPLEQAAAAHALMESSEHIGKIMLTF; encoded by the coding sequence ATGTCAACAAATGCAGCGCTGCCCGGTACGATGAAAGCGATTGAAATCAGCCAGCCGGGCGCCCCCGAGGTTCTGGTCGTCGCTGAACGCCCGGTGCCGGTTCCGCAAGCGGGCCAACTTCTGGTGAAAATCGCCGCCGCCGGCGTTAACCGCCCCGACGTGCTGCAGCGCCAGGGGAACTATGCGCCGCCGCCCGGCGCCTCGGATATCCCCGGCCTGGAAATTGCCGGCGAAGTGGTGGCCACTGGGGAAGGCGTGACCCGCTTCGCGCCCGGCGATCGGGTTTGCGCCCTCATCGCCGGCGGCGGCTATGCCGAATACTGCACCGTGCATGAAAGCAATGCGCTGCCCGTTCCGGCGGGCCTGAGCCTGACCGAGGCCGCCGCGCTGCCGGAAACCTTCTTTACCGTCTGGGTCAACGTGTTCCAGCGCGGCCACCTCAAAGCCGGCGAGACCGTGTTGATCCATGGCGGCACCTCCGGCATCGGCACGGTCGCCACCATGCTGGCAAAGGCCTTCTGCGCTCAGGTGATCACCACCGTCGGCTCCGAAGAGAAACGACAGGCCAGCCTGGCGCTGGGCGCCGACGTGGCGATTAATTACCGCAGCGAAGACTTTGTCGCACGCACCAAAGACGCCACCAACGGTAAAGGCGCCGACGTTATCGTCGACCTGATCGCAGGCGATTATGTAGCCAAAAACTATCAGGCCGCGGCGATGGAAGGCCGCATCGTGCAAATCGGCACGCAAAACGGCGTGGTGAAAGAGCTCAATCTGATGCCGCTGCTGTTGAAACGCCTGACCCATACCGGTTCGACGCTGCGTTCGCGCAGCGTGGCGGACAAAGCGCAGATCGCCGCCGAGCTGCGCGAGAAGGTTTGGCCGCTGCTGGAGCGCGGCGTGCTGAAGCCGCAAATTTTTAAAACCTTCCCGCTTGAGCAGGCCGCCGCCGCGCATGCGCTGATGGAGTCCAGCGAGCACATCGGCAAGATCATGCTGACGTTCTGA
- a CDS encoding SDR family oxidoreductase: MNAKRQALVIGANGVIGRRLIEELTGQGWQVVGVSRRGGQPAPGVRHLQVDLLDAAATRDALRPLSAISHVFYAAYQDAPDWAGLVAPNLQMLQHVVEGLEPAAPALEHISLMQGYKVYGAHLGPFKTPARESDAGHMPPEFNVAQQQYLAQRQVGKRWRWSAIRPSVVGGFSLGNPMNLALSIAVYASISKALGLPLRFPGKPGAYHSLLEMTDAGLLARATLWAATEPAAANQAFNINNGDLFRWSEMWPKIAAYFGLECAPPLPMPLESMMADKAPLWRELVQRHQLAEPDYRAVAGWRFADFVFSWDYDMFADGSKARRFGFHQFVETEAMFFSLFDEFRRRGIIP, encoded by the coding sequence ATGAATGCAAAGCGACAGGCATTGGTGATCGGCGCCAATGGCGTGATTGGGCGCCGATTGATTGAGGAGCTGACCGGCCAGGGCTGGCAAGTGGTGGGCGTCTCGCGCCGGGGTGGGCAACCGGCGCCGGGGGTGCGCCACCTGCAGGTTGATCTGCTGGATGCGGCGGCGACGCGCGACGCGCTGCGGCCGCTGAGCGCGATTAGCCACGTTTTCTATGCCGCCTATCAGGATGCGCCGGACTGGGCGGGACTGGTGGCGCCGAACCTGCAGATGTTGCAACACGTTGTCGAGGGGCTGGAGCCGGCCGCACCGGCGTTGGAGCACATCAGTCTGATGCAGGGCTATAAGGTGTATGGCGCGCATTTGGGGCCGTTTAAAACGCCGGCGCGCGAAAGCGACGCCGGGCATATGCCGCCGGAGTTTAACGTGGCGCAGCAACAGTATCTGGCGCAGCGGCAGGTCGGCAAGCGCTGGCGCTGGAGCGCCATTCGCCCGAGCGTGGTGGGGGGCTTCTCCCTCGGCAATCCGATGAATCTGGCGTTAAGCATCGCGGTTTACGCGTCGATCAGCAAAGCGCTCGGGTTGCCGCTGCGCTTCCCCGGTAAACCGGGCGCTTACCACAGCCTGCTGGAAATGACCGACGCCGGGCTGTTGGCGCGCGCCACGCTGTGGGCGGCGACCGAGCCGGCGGCGGCCAATCAGGCATTTAATATCAACAACGGCGATCTGTTTCGCTGGAGCGAGATGTGGCCGAAAATCGCCGCTTACTTTGGGCTGGAATGTGCGCCGCCGCTGCCGATGCCGCTGGAGAGCATGATGGCGGACAAAGCGCCGCTGTGGCGCGAGCTGGTGCAGCGGCACCAATTGGCTGAACCGGACTATCGCGCGGTGGCCGGCTGGCGCTTCGCCGATTTCGTCTTTTCCTGGGACTATGACATGTTCGCGGACGGCAGCAAGGCGCGGCGCTTCGGTTTCCATCAGTTCGTCGAAACCGAAGCCATGTTTTTCTCGCTGTTCGATGAGTTCCGCCGTCGCGGCATCATCCCCTGA
- a CDS encoding LysR family transcriptional regulator, translated as MDKLSAMKTFMRVAELGSLSAAARDLRLTQPAVSQQIAALEQRLGAQLLFRSTRAVTLTDAGSGYYQRLKPILAAVDEAEEALHGQRHQLQGNLRIHAPTGFGQLHVTPLAIAFQQRHPNLAIELLLDDRLADVIGEGIDVALRFGELHAPGMVAKRLGELQRLLVASPAYLARHGTPRSPAELAKHAHIRYSGLNDGDTLTLFGPHGPETVALRPTFRANNTLSLLAAIEVGAGIGGAQRPLIAEQLATGALVPVLPEYRYSPMALHAVYPALRFIPEKVRAWVVHLQQALTTIEGISGVNAPGQTPGA; from the coding sequence ATGGATAAACTGAGCGCAATGAAAACCTTTATGCGGGTGGCGGAACTGGGCAGCCTGTCGGCCGCCGCTCGCGATCTGCGTTTGACGCAGCCGGCGGTCAGTCAGCAAATCGCTGCCCTGGAGCAGCGACTGGGAGCCCAGCTGCTGTTTCGCAGCACCCGGGCGGTCACCCTGACCGATGCCGGCAGCGGTTATTATCAGCGCCTCAAACCGATTCTGGCGGCGGTCGACGAAGCGGAAGAGGCGTTGCACGGCCAGCGCCACCAGTTGCAGGGCAATCTGCGCATTCACGCCCCGACCGGGTTCGGGCAGTTGCACGTCACACCGCTGGCCATCGCTTTCCAGCAGCGCCATCCGAACCTCGCCATCGAGCTGCTGCTGGACGATCGCCTCGCCGACGTGATCGGCGAAGGCATCGACGTGGCGTTGCGTTTCGGTGAACTGCATGCGCCCGGCATGGTGGCGAAACGTTTGGGCGAGCTGCAGCGCCTGCTGGTGGCGTCACCGGCCTATCTGGCCAGGCATGGCACGCCGCGTTCCCCGGCGGAGTTGGCGAAACATGCACACATTCGTTACAGCGGCCTGAACGACGGCGATACGCTCACCCTGTTCGGCCCGCACGGCCCCGAGACGGTTGCTCTGCGGCCCACGTTCCGCGCCAACAATACGCTATCCCTGCTGGCCGCCATTGAGGTTGGGGCCGGCATCGGCGGCGCTCAACGGCCTTTAATCGCCGAACAGCTGGCGACGGGGGCATTGGTGCCCGTTTTGCCGGAATACCGCTACTCGCCCATGGCGCTGCACGCGGTCTATCCCGCCTTGCGTTTTATTCCGGAGAAAGTGCGCGCCTGGGTGGTGCATCTGCAGCAGGCGTTGACGACGATCGAGGGGATCAGCGGAGTGAATGCCCCCGGCCAGACACCGGGAGCCTAA
- a CDS encoding YidB family protein: MGLFDSVLGNILGGGANGKGIDYIAIMQWVEQQGGLQAILDKFRQGQFGDIVGSWLGNGENQPITGDHVQQALGSDAINQLAEKLGIDPAQASSTIAQFLPTVTDAASPNGEVQQDSNELGDMVGKLFK, translated from the coding sequence ATGGGTCTGTTCGATAGCGTATTGGGTAACATTCTGGGCGGCGGCGCCAACGGCAAAGGCATCGACTACATCGCCATTATGCAGTGGGTCGAGCAACAAGGCGGCCTGCAGGCCATTTTGGACAAATTCCGTCAGGGGCAGTTCGGCGATATCGTCGGTTCCTGGCTCGGCAATGGCGAAAATCAGCCGATTACCGGCGATCACGTACAGCAGGCGTTGGGTAGCGACGCCATCAACCAACTGGCTGAAAAGCTGGGTATCGATCCGGCTCAGGCGTCCAGCACCATTGCACAGTTCTTGCCAACGGTCACCGATGCCGCCTCGCCAAACGGTGAAGTGCAGCAAGACAGCAACGAGCTGGGCGACATGGTCGGTAAACTGTTCAAATAA
- a CDS encoding GlsB/YeaQ/YmgE family stress response membrane protein has translation MGIISWIIFGLIAGILAKWIMPGKDGGGFIVTVILGVVGAVVGGYISTFFGMGRVDGFNLGSFVVAVIGALVVLFVYRKIKG, from the coding sequence ATGGGCATCATTTCCTGGATCATTTTTGGTTTAATCGCCGGTATCCTGGCCAAGTGGATTATGCCGGGCAAAGACGGCGGCGGCTTTATTGTGACCGTTATATTGGGGGTCGTGGGCGCCGTAGTCGGCGGCTATATCAGCACCTTCTTCGGTATGGGCCGCGTTGACGGTTTTAACCTGGGCAGCTTTGTGGTGGCAGTAATCGGCGCCCTGGTGGTGCTTTTTGTCTACAGGAAGATCAAAGGCTAA
- a CDS encoding DUF883 family protein: MSYENDDLNGVEQPSDYVKTTACEVRSGVKAALEQSCACIKDNPWAGIGAGAVVGLVIGFLLGKR, encoded by the coding sequence ATGTCATATGAAAATGACGATCTAAACGGTGTTGAGCAACCGAGCGACTACGTGAAAACCACCGCCTGCGAAGTGCGCAGCGGCGTAAAGGCAGCGCTCGAGCAATCATGTGCCTGCATCAAGGATAACCCTTGGGCGGGGATAGGCGCCGGCGCCGTCGTGGGCCTGGTAATAGGATTTCTGTTAGGCAAAAGGTAA
- a CDS encoding Kdo(2)-lipid IV(A) acyltransferase, with protein MLSNQRFEREFLRPRYWLLWIGLGILYLLVLLPYPLIYRLGHGLGRIAMRLMKRRVKIARRNLELCFPAMPAAEREALIVKNFESVGMGLFEVGMAWFWPDWRIARWFQVSGMENMRLARQGGKGVLLIGLHFLTLELGARIFGMQNPGIGVHRPHNNRLMEWVQTRGRLRSNKFMLDRKDIKGMIRNLKQGEILWYAPDHDYGPQSSVFAPLFAVENAATTTGTFILARMGRPSIVPFVPRRLPDAQGYELIVQPPLTDFPLDDETRAAAKMNRVVEEQVLLAPDQYMWLHRRFKTRPAGEPSLY; from the coding sequence ATGCTTTCTAACCAACGCTTTGAGCGCGAATTCTTGCGCCCTCGTTATTGGTTGCTGTGGATAGGGCTGGGAATACTCTATCTCTTGGTATTACTGCCCTACCCGCTCATTTATCGACTCGGACACGGCCTTGGCAGAATAGCCATGCGCCTGATGAAACGCCGGGTAAAAATAGCGCGCCGCAATTTAGAGCTCTGCTTCCCCGCAATGCCCGCCGCCGAGCGCGAGGCGCTGATCGTCAAAAATTTTGAGTCCGTCGGTATGGGCCTGTTCGAAGTCGGCATGGCCTGGTTCTGGCCCGACTGGCGCATCGCCCGCTGGTTCCAGGTGAGCGGCATGGAAAACATGCGGCTGGCGCGTCAGGGCGGCAAAGGCGTTCTGCTGATCGGTCTGCATTTTCTGACGCTGGAACTGGGCGCGCGCATTTTCGGCATGCAAAACCCCGGCATCGGCGTGCATCGCCCGCACAACAACAGGCTGATGGAGTGGGTACAAACCCGCGGCCGGCTGCGCTCGAATAAATTCATGCTCGATCGTAAAGATATCAAAGGCATGATCCGCAACCTGAAACAGGGCGAAATCCTGTGGTACGCGCCGGATCACGATTATGGGCCGCAAAGCAGCGTGTTCGCGCCGCTCTTCGCCGTGGAAAATGCCGCCACGACCACCGGAACCTTTATCCTGGCGCGCATGGGACGGCCGTCGATCGTGCCTTTCGTGCCGCGCCGCCTGCCAGATGCTCAGGGCTATGAGTTGATCGTGCAGCCGCCGTTGACGGACTTCCCGCTGGATGATGAAACGCGCGCGGCGGCCAAGATGAACCGCGTGGTGGAAGAACAGGTGCTGCTGGCCCCCGATCAGTACATGTGGCTGCACCGCCGCTTTAAAACCCGCCCAGCCGGCGAGCCGTCGCTGTATTGA
- the yjdN gene encoding VOC family metalloprotein YjdN, whose product MLVQPYLFFSGNCEQAINFYEQQLNAKIEMVMRYKDMPEEARQDGPQDVNPEAIMHARLLIGDGVLMASDGCPQDDGGGASHKGFSLSLNPSDAEQGRKLFDNLAQGGQVTMPYQATFWAKGFGMLTDKFGVNWMINVE is encoded by the coding sequence ATGCTGGTACAACCCTATCTGTTTTTCAGCGGTAACTGTGAGCAAGCGATTAACTTCTACGAACAGCAGTTGAATGCCAAAATTGAAATGGTCATGCGCTATAAAGACATGCCCGAAGAAGCCCGGCAAGACGGGCCGCAGGACGTCAATCCGGAGGCGATCATGCATGCGCGCCTGCTGATCGGCGACGGCGTACTGATGGCCTCCGACGGCTGCCCGCAAGATGACGGCGGCGGCGCTTCTCATAAAGGCTTCTCGCTGTCGCTGAACCCCAGCGATGCGGAACAAGGACGCAAACTGTTCGACAATCTGGCGCAGGGCGGCCAGGTGACGATGCCTTACCAAGCCACCTTCTGGGCCAAAGGCTTTGGCATGCTGACCGACAAATTCGGCGTCAACTGGATGATCAACGTCGAATAA